The Setaria italica strain Yugu1 chromosome IX, Setaria_italica_v2.0, whole genome shotgun sequence genome has a window encoding:
- the LOC101773368 gene encoding leucine-rich repeat receptor-like serine/threonine-protein kinase BAM2 translates to MAPSMAAASTLLLPVLLLIATANHCADAADSPSSPDAAALLNLSAALTDPSGYLATHWTPDTALCSWPRVSCDVADRRVISLDLSGLNLSGPIPAAALSSLPLLQTLNLSNNILNSTFPDEIIASLRSLRVLDLYNNNLTGPLPAALPNLTDLVHLHLGGNFFSGSIPRSYGQWTRIRYLALSGNELTGEIPPELGNLSTLRELYLGYFNSFTGGIPPELGRLRALVRLDMANCGISGEIPPEVANLTSLDTLFLQINALTGRLPTEIGAMGALKSLDLSNNLFVGAIPASFASLKNLTLLNLFRNRLAGEIPEFIGELPNLEVLQLWENNFTGGIPPNLGVAATRLKIVDVSTNKLTGVLPSELCAGEQLETFIALGNSLFGGIPDGLAGCPSLTRIRLGENYLNGTIPAKLFTLPNLTQIELHDNLLSGELSLEAGKVSSSIGELSLFNNRLSGQVPTGIGGFVGLQKLLLAGNRLSGELPPEIGKLQQLSKADLSGNLISGEVPPAIGRCRLLTFLDLSGNKLSGRIPPELASLRILNYLNVSHNALEGEIPSAIAGMQSLTAVDFSYNNLCGEVPATGQFAYFNATSFAGNDELCGAFLSPCRSHGVATSAFGSLSSTSKLLLVLGLLALSIIFAAAAVLKARSLKRSAEARAWRLTAFQRLDFAVDDVLDCLKEENVIGKGGSGIVYKGAMPGGAVVAVKRLPAIGRAGAAHDDYGFSAEIQTLGRIRHRHIVRLLGFAANRETNLLVYEYMPNGSLGEVLHGKKGGHLQWATRFKIAVEAAKGLCYLHHDCSPPILHRDVKSNNILLDADFEAHVADFGLAKFLRGNAGGSECMSAIAGSYGYIAPEYAYTLKVDEKSDVYSFGVVLLELITGRKPVGEFGDGVDIVQWVRMVTGSSKEGVMKIADPRLSTVPLYELTHVFYVAMLCVAEQSVERPTMREVVQILADMPGSTSTSIDAPLVIEPKEDASSEKPPRQQEGPHDSPPQQDLLSI, encoded by the exons ATGGCGCCATCCATGGCCGCTGCTTCCACGCTTctcctccccgtcctcctcctcatcgccaccgccaaccactgcgccgacgccgccgactCACCCTCCTCCCCGGACGCGGCCGCGCTCCTCAACCTCTCCGCGGCGCTCACGGACCCCTCCGGCTACCTCGCCACGCACTGGACGCCGGACACCGCGCTCTGCTCGTGGCCGCGCGTGTCCTGCGACGTCGCCGACAGGCGCGTCATCTCCCTCGACCTCTCCGGTCTCAACCTATCCGGCCCCATcccggccgccgcgctctcctCCCTCCCGCTCCTCCAGACGCTCAACCTCTCCAACAACATCCTCAACTCCACTTTCCCCGACGAGATCATCGCGTCGCTCAGGAGCCTTCGTGTTCTCGACCTCTACAACAACAACCTCACCGGCCCGCTACCGGCGGCGCTCCCTAACCTCACCGACCttgtccacctccacctcggcgGCAATTTCTTCTCCGGCAGCATCCCAAGATCCTATGGCCAGTGGACCCGTATCCGCTACCTGGCCCTCTCCGGCAATGAACTCACCGGCGAGATACCGCCGGAGCTTGGCAACCTGTCGACGTTAAGGGAGCTGTACCTCGGCTACTTCAACAGCTTCACCGGCGGGATACCGCCCGAGCTCGGCAGGCTGCGGGCGCTCGTCCGGCTCGACATGGCCAACTGCGGCATCTCCGGGGAGATCCCGCCAGAGGTGGCCAACCTCACGTCGCTCGACACTCTGTTTCTTCAGATCAACGCCCTGACTGGGAGGCTCCCGACGGAGATAGGCGCAATGGGGGCGCTGAAATCTCTCGACCTGTCGAACAACTTGTTCGTTGGGGCGATCCCGGCGAGCTTCGCGTCCCTCAAGAACTTGACTCTGCTGAACCTCTTCCGCAATCGCCTCGCCGGCGAGATTCCTGAGTTCATCGGCGAGCTGCCGAACCTCGAGGTTCTGCAGCTGTGGGAGAACAACTTCACAGGCGGGATACCGCCGAACCTTGGCGTGGCCGCGACCAGGCTCAAGATCGTCGACGTGAGCACCAACAAGCTCACCGGCGTTCTTCCCTCCGAGCTGTGCGCCGGCGAGCAGCTGGAGACGTTCATCGCCCTGGGGAATTCGCTGTTCGGCGGCATTCCGGACGGGCTCGCGGGGTGCCCGTCGCTGACGAGGATTCGGCTGGGAGAGAATTATCTCAACGGCACGATACCGGCGAAGCTGTTCACGCTGCCGAACCTGACGCAGATTGAGCTGCACGACAATCTGCTGTCCGGCGAGCTCAGCCTGGAAGCCGGGAAGGTGTCATCGTCGATCGGGGAGCTCAGCCTGTTCAACAACCGATTGTCCGGCCAGGTGCCGACCGGGATCGGTGGGTTCGTAGGACTTCAGAAGCTACTGCTCGCCGGGAACAGGCTGTCCGGCGAGCTCCCGCCCGAGATTGGGAAGTTACAGCAGCTCTCAAAGGCGGACCTTTCCGGGAACTTGATTTCCGGCGAAGTGCCCCCGGCGATCGGCAGATGCCGTCTGCTCACATTCCTGGACCTCTCGGGCAACAAGCTCTCCGGCCgcatcccgccggagctcgctAGCCTCCGCATCCTCAACTacctcaacgtatcccacaacgCACTCGAAGGGGAGATTCCGTCTGCCATCGCCGGCATGCAGAGCCTGACGGCCGTCGACTTCTCGTACAACAATCTCTGCGGCGAGGTCCCGGCCACCGGCCAGTTCGCCTACTTCAACGCGACCTCTTTCGCCGGAAACGACGAGCTATGCGGGGCGTTCCTCTCCCCGTGCCGCTCCCACGGCGTCGCGACGTCGGCCTTCGGCTCCCTCTCCTCGACCTCCAagctcctcctcgtgctcgggctcctcgcgctgtccatcatcttcgcggccgcggccgtgctGAAGGCACGTTCGCTGAAGCGGTCCGCCGAGGCCCGCGCGTGGCGGCTCACGGCGTTCCAGCGTCTGGACTTCGCCGTGGACGACGTGCTCGACTGCCTCAAGGAGGAGAACGTGATCGGCAAGGGCGGCTCCGGGATCGTGTACAAGGGCGCGATGCCggggggcgcggtggtggccgtgAAGCGGCTGCCGGCCATcgggcgcgccggcgcggcgcacgACGACTACGGGTTCTCGGCGGAGATACAGACGCTGGGGCGCATCCGGCACCGCCACATCGTGCGACTGCTCGGGTTCGCGGCCAACCGGGAGACCAACCTGCTGGTGTACGAGTACATGCCCAACGGCAGCCTCGGCGAGGTGCTCCACGGCAAGAAGGGGGGACACCTGCAGTGGGCGACGCGGTTCAAGATCGCCGTGGAGGCGGCCAAGGGCCTCTGCTACCTGCACCACGACTGCTCGCCGCCGATACTGCACCGCGACGTCAAGTCCAacaacatcctcctcgacgcTGACTTCGAGGCCCACGTCGCCGACTTCGGCCTCGCCAAGTTCCTCCGCGGCAACGCCGGAGGCTCTGAATGCATGTCCGCCATCGCCGGCTCGTACGGCTACATCGCTCCTG AGTACGCCTACACGCTCAAGGTGGATGAGAAGAGCGATgtctacagcttcggcgtcgtcTTACTAGAGCTCATCACCGGTCGTAAGCCGGTCGGAGAGTTTGGCGACGGCGTCGACATTGTGCAGTGGGTGCGGATGGTGACCGGCTCGAGCAAAGAGGGCGTGATGAAGATCGCCGACCCGCGCCTCTCGACGGTGCCCCTGTACGAACTGACCCACGTCTTCTACGTCGCCATGCTATGCGTCGCCGAGCAGAGCGTCGAGCGGCCCACGATGCGTGAGGTCGTGCAGATCCTGGCCGACATGCCCGGGTCGACGTCCACGTCCATTGACGCCCCCCTCGTCATTGAACCGAAGGAGGATGCGAGCTCGGAGAAGCCGCCTCGACAGCAGGAAGGGCCACACGACTCCCCGCCGCAGCAGGATCTCCTTAGTATCTAG